The following are encoded in a window of Solibacillus sp. FSL R7-0668 genomic DNA:
- a CDS encoding SepM family pheromone-processing serine protease, whose amino-acid sequence MNNKAKISIGIFFIFLMILSFYRLDYYITKPGGTYDVSDFLAVQNGDVDDEGALYMTTVAMGRATPISYAMASMMDFYDIVKITDVRQEEEDDEEYNIRQLKYMTDSQFNATYVAFNRAELDYQVTYKGLYVLNVLADGAADGYLKPGDEIVEADGKRIDSLETFRDIITPKTKGDQIRLVVKRNDKLIDETLAIKKIPGADDRYGIGITYSESKSIKTDPKVNVKTEDIGGPSAGLMFTLELLNQLVDEDITKGYNIAGTGEIFEDGTVGRIGGIEKKIVSAHKESMDIFFAPDDEITEAMLEYDSNIESNYETAKKTGEKIKTAMKIVPVKTVDDALNYLETLQPKN is encoded by the coding sequence ATGAACAATAAAGCAAAAATTTCAATAGGAATCTTTTTTATTTTTTTAATGATACTATCATTTTATCGCTTGGATTATTATATTACAAAGCCTGGTGGTACATATGATGTGAGTGATTTCTTAGCCGTTCAAAATGGTGATGTGGACGATGAGGGCGCGCTTTACATGACAACTGTTGCAATGGGACGTGCAACCCCAATATCCTATGCAATGGCAAGTATGATGGACTTTTACGACATTGTAAAAATAACGGATGTACGTCAAGAGGAAGAAGATGACGAGGAATATAATATACGCCAATTAAAATACATGACGGATTCGCAATTTAATGCAACCTATGTCGCGTTTAATCGCGCGGAATTAGATTATCAAGTGACCTATAAAGGGCTCTATGTCCTGAATGTATTAGCAGATGGCGCGGCAGATGGCTATTTAAAGCCAGGCGATGAAATAGTAGAAGCAGATGGCAAGCGCATCGATAGTTTAGAAACATTTCGTGACATCATTACCCCAAAAACAAAAGGGGACCAAATACGCCTTGTTGTGAAGCGCAATGACAAATTAATTGATGAAACATTAGCTATTAAAAAAATTCCAGGTGCGGATGACCGCTATGGCATTGGCATTACCTACTCTGAAAGCAAATCGATCAAAACAGATCCAAAAGTAAATGTGAAAACAGAGGATATTGGTGGACCATCCGCGGGTCTTATGTTTACATTAGAGCTGTTAAATCAATTGGTGGATGAGGATATTACAAAGGGCTATAATATAGCAGGTACAGGTGAAATATTTGAAGATGGTACAGTAGGTCGAATTGGCGGCATTGAGAAGAAAATTGTCTCAGCACATAAAGAAAGCATGGATATTTTCTTTGCACCAGACGATGAAATTACAGAAGCGATGCTTGAGTATGACTCAAACATCGAATCTAATTATGAAACCGCAAAGAAAACGGGCGAAAAAATTAAGACAGCTATGAAAATCGTACCCGTTAAAACAGTGGATGATGCACTAAACTATTTAGAAACACTACAACCGAAAAATTAA
- a CDS encoding nucleotidyltransferase — MQAVGIVVEYNPFHNGHFHHVTEAKRTTKSDVAVAVMSGQFLQRGEPALVDKWYRTKMALQSGVDVVIELPYIFSTAQATLFASGAVQLLEAMQCKHLAFGSEQGTITPFLNTYEIIHTNQDLYNRIIKEQVQQGKSYPQALFIAYEQLTQQAPNAYIDLAQPNNILGYHYVEALKQLECAMQPATIQRIAAGYHDAIDTSSQIASATGIRQALFGGQNLQEMAQFLPLASREQLQIWQHTHGQFASWESFWPLLKYALLRHTPQQLKQYADVSEGLENSLLKHAAASDSYAEFMNALKSKRYTWTRLQRMLTHIYTGITKEQLHQTQAPSYIRILGMTKQGQAYISTIKKSLTLPLISRVAAISDPVLAIDLHATQMYQQGVAQFSSIKIDEDYKSPPIRF; from the coding sequence ATGCAAGCTGTTGGTATTGTCGTAGAATATAATCCTTTTCATAATGGACACTTCCATCATGTAACCGAGGCAAAACGTACAACGAAGTCCGATGTCGCGGTTGCCGTAATGAGTGGCCAGTTTTTACAACGCGGAGAACCCGCACTCGTAGACAAATGGTATCGCACGAAAATGGCGTTACAAAGTGGTGTGGATGTTGTCATTGAGCTTCCGTACATTTTTAGTACGGCTCAAGCCACTTTATTCGCATCAGGTGCAGTTCAATTGCTTGAGGCCATGCAATGCAAACACCTTGCTTTCGGAAGCGAACAGGGTACAATCACTCCTTTTCTAAATACGTATGAGATCATTCACACTAATCAAGACCTGTATAATCGCATCATTAAAGAACAGGTTCAACAAGGAAAAAGCTATCCACAGGCATTATTTATTGCCTACGAACAGCTTACTCAACAAGCTCCAAATGCATACATCGATTTAGCACAGCCAAACAATATTTTAGGCTATCACTATGTTGAAGCATTGAAGCAACTCGAGTGTGCAATGCAACCTGCTACAATTCAGCGCATTGCTGCCGGCTATCATGATGCGATTGATACGTCTAGCCAAATCGCTAGTGCAACAGGTATTCGCCAAGCTTTATTTGGCGGCCAAAATTTACAGGAGATGGCACAGTTTTTACCTTTAGCAAGTAGAGAGCAGCTGCAAATTTGGCAACATACTCATGGGCAATTTGCAAGCTGGGAAAGCTTTTGGCCACTTTTAAAATATGCCCTTTTACGCCATACACCGCAGCAACTAAAGCAATATGCCGATGTGTCAGAGGGGCTTGAAAATTCACTTCTCAAGCATGCGGCGGCAAGTGATAGCTACGCCGAATTTATGAATGCCTTAAAGTCAAAGCGCTATACATGGACTCGTCTACAGCGCATGCTGACACATATATATACAGGCATCACAAAGGAGCAATTACATCAAACACAGGCACCGAGCTATATTCGGATTTTAGGAATGACCAAGCAAGGTCAGGCGTATATATCCACGATAAAAAAATCCCTTACATTGCCGCTAATTAGTCGCGTAGCTGCGATTAGTGATCCGGTTTTAGCCATTGATTTACATGCGACGCAAATGTACCAACAAGGGGTCGCACAATTTTCAAGCATTAAAATAGACGAAGATTATAAATCTCCGCCTATCCGGTTTTAA